In archaeon BMS3Bbin15, the genomic window CCTTTAATACTTTGCTATAATATAGATATGCAAAAAGCCATATAACAAGCATGAAACTTACAACGATAAGACCTAAAACAGCAAAATCCAGAGTGTCTAAAAATTTAAAAAAGCCGCCGCTCAGGTTCAATTGGGAAGATAGCACTTCTATCCACTCGATAGTTCCAACAAGTAGTGCCACAACCACAGATGCACCTGTTATTGTCATATTGAAAAAAACTTTGCGTATAGGGTCCACCATAGCCCAATCATAAGCCTTTAGCATTACAACACCATCTGATGTATCCATTAAACTCATGCCTGCTGTAAAAAGAAGCGGAAATATCATGATAACCCATAGAGGTAAATGACCACTCTGTGCCATTGCTGCTGAAATACCTAATACAGCCACTTCTGTTGCTGTATCAAAACCCAGACCAAAAAGAAAACCAACCGGGTACATTTTCCAGCTACGGTCAATATGCTTATAGAAAAAACGTAATGTTCTTGATATCAATCCACGTTTATTAAGTAAGTTTTCAATGTGTTCATCGTCTATAACACCGTTATCCCTATAATTCTTAAAAACCTTCCATAATTTGTAGAAGATAATCAGGTTCAATAAACCTATCAATGTCAGAAAACCTGCTGAGA contains:
- the hoxN_1 gene encoding high-affinity nickel transport protein, whose translation is MIGLLNLIIFYKLWKVFKNYRDNGVIDDEHIENLLNKRGLISRTLRFFYKHIDRSWKMYPVGFLFGLGFDTATEVAVLGISAAMAQSGHLPLWVIMIFPLLFTAGMSLMDTSDGVVMLKAYDWAMVDPIRKVFFNMTITGASVVVALLVGTIEWIEVLSSQLNLSGGFFKFLDTLDFAVLGLIVVSFMLVIWLFAYLYYSKVLKGRPVIE